The DNA window CGAGGACGGGATGTGCAGGGGCTCATAGTCCAGGGGACTCCGGCAGAGGGGCTCGGGCTGTCCCATACCTTGGGGTGGTTCTATTACGACGCGCTGGTGGAGCGCGGCTATGTCGACCTGGGCAACCCCGACGACCCGACGGACGATGTCCTCCGCGACGGCGACGGGAACGGCGTGCCCGACTTCCACGAGGACTTGTACAACCTCAATCCAGCACGCGGGTACATCGGCCTGGGGCCGCGCTGCTCGCCGGAGCGGCTCTTCACGCATCAGCGAGCCGCGGGAGGGAATCTCGTGCTCCGTGAGCCGGATCTGCTGACGGGTTCGTGTTCCTCGGCGCCGAGCTATGCGGCGAACGCAGGACCACGGCGGTGGCCCACGGGGGAACCTGGCTATCCGGCGAGGCCGGGGGGTTCCGTCGTGGGGCAGCCGATCAGCTCGGCCACCGACCTGGTGACGCCCGAGGGCTACCTCGTGGACAGCTCGATACCGGACCAGGTGGATGCGTACTTTGGCGACCGGGGCGTCTTTCCGCACATCCCCAATCTGCTCGAGCCTCAGGACCCGCTGAATCTCGGCATGGGCTTCGGACAGATTTTGATGTTGAGCACGGATGATGACGGCTCCAGATGTCCAGAGGACTCGTACGCCGCCGAGTGCCTTGCGCCTCGGATGGCGCAGGCTGGCGCGGGCGAACTTCCGCTCATGGGTCCGGTGTGGGATCGCGAGGGGACAGGCGACGGAATCCCGGACTACAAGACCAGTGCGTTTGATCCCTGGGGGCGGATCATCCCTGGCCAGGATCCGCATGCGCCCATCAACGAGTCGGATCGGCGCGTGGAGATGGGCCATGTGGATGGGCAACGAGAGATTGTCTTCTTCCTCGTCACCTATTCCGACCAGCGTCATGGACCGGCGACCGATACCTGCTTCCTGCCTGCGCCCGTGGGCGGCGGCAGGCTTCAGTGCGAGCTGTGGGGGCATGGCGACATCAACGTGTTCTTCTCGAAGACGCTGCTCAACCTGGACCTCTACCAACTGCCGGGCAATGTCGTCGCCTCCGTGAACCCGTCCCAGACGTGGCTCCAGGATGGCGCGTACATGCGGCTTGGCATGCTGGAGATGGGGCAGGTCTCCATCACCGAGACGGATCCACTCGAGGCCGTGAGCCTGGGGCAGAAGACACCGCACATGCTCATCCTCAACCCCAACTCGAGCACGGATTCGTGGGTGATGGGATGGGAGGACCTCAACTCAGGAGGAACGCGCTCCTTCAACAACACGGTCTTCATCCTTCACGGCGTGGGGGTGCGCCCGACGAACAGCTACATCGAGCGCACAGAGCCGAATCCAGCGGCTGAGTGGCAACCGGTCCTGGTCGAGGGCTCGGTCCAGGACAGGCAAGGGGATGGGTCGATTCCCACGGGGACGATGGAGTTCCTCGTGGACGGAGTCGTCACGACGACGGTGGCGTTGGATGCAACGGGGCGCGCCACGACAGAGCTCAGCTTTGCCGTCGGCGAATACGCCATTTCCGCCAGGTACGTGCCGGACAACAACGTCCATGGAGGGAGCGAGTCCTCCGCCGTCACCCAGTCCATCGAACCGCAGGTGGATGGTGGCGAGGATGCGGGGCCTGTCGATGGTGGCGAGGATGCCGGCGAGGTCGATGCGGGGCCCGTCGACAGCGGCTCGGACGCCGGAGAGGTCGACGCAGGCGAAGTCGATAGTGGCTCGGACGCGGGCGAAGTCGACGCAGGTGAGCCCGATGCAGGAGAACCCGACGCAGGAGAGCCCGATGCAGGCCCTGATGCTGGCGATCCGGACGCAGGCTCCGATGCGGGTGAGCCAGACGCGGGTGAACCCGATGCGGGCGCTGATGCCGGTGAACCGGACGCGGGTGAACCCGATGCAGGCTCTGATGCCGGCGAACCGGACGCAGGAGAACCCGATTCGGGGGCCGCCGACAGTGGTTCGGATGCAGGCGAAGTCGATGCCGGCTCCGACGCTGGCGAGGCGGACGCCGGAGACACAGATGCGGGTTCTGATGCCGGAACCGCGGACGCGGGCAATGGCGATGCGGGCGCTCCCACCGAAGAAGACGGAGGCACGGACCCGGGCGAAGGCGTCACCGGCCCGCGCGATCTGAAGGTGACAGGCTGGGGATGCAGCTCGACGGACGCAGGCGGCTCATCGCTCATGCTCCTGTCGCTGTGGCTGGGCCTCTCGCTCATGCGCTCGCGGCGCCGAGCT is part of the Myxococcus landrumus genome and encodes:
- a CDS encoding Ig-like domain repeat protein; the encoded protein is MRRWSPSFLVVVLSLLGVRPAFAQAVNPESLILSRGRDVQGLIVQGTPAEGLGLSHTLGWFYYDALVERGYVDLGNPDDPTDDVLRDGDGNGVPDFHEDLYNLNPARGYIGLGPRCSPERLFTHQRAAGGNLVLREPDLLTGSCSSAPSYAANAGPRRWPTGEPGYPARPGGSVVGQPISSATDLVTPEGYLVDSSIPDQVDAYFGDRGVFPHIPNLLEPQDPLNLGMGFGQILMLSTDDDGSRCPEDSYAAECLAPRMAQAGAGELPLMGPVWDREGTGDGIPDYKTSAFDPWGRIIPGQDPHAPINESDRRVEMGHVDGQREIVFFLVTYSDQRHGPATDTCFLPAPVGGGRLQCELWGHGDINVFFSKTLLNLDLYQLPGNVVASVNPSQTWLQDGAYMRLGMLEMGQVSITETDPLEAVSLGQKTPHMLILNPNSSTDSWVMGWEDLNSGGTRSFNNTVFILHGVGVRPTNSYIERTEPNPAAEWQPVLVEGSVQDRQGDGSIPTGTMEFLVDGVVTTTVALDATGRATTELSFAVGEYAISARYVPDNNVHGGSESSAVTQSIEPQVDGGEDAGPVDGGEDAGEVDAGPVDSGSDAGEVDAGEVDSGSDAGEVDAGEPDAGEPDAGEPDAGPDAGDPDAGSDAGEPDAGEPDAGADAGEPDAGEPDAGSDAGEPDAGEPDSGAADSGSDAGEVDAGSDAGEADAGDTDAGSDAGTADAGNGDAGAPTEEDGGTDPGEGVTGPRDLKVTGWGCSSTDAGGSSLMLLSLWLGLSLMRSRRRAHS